In Verrucomicrobiia bacterium, one DNA window encodes the following:
- a CDS encoding TilS substrate-binding domain-containing protein, which yields MTAAKVIEEMDRLPPDEQAKVIRHALELARHRRLSADELGQLAERLAASNDPAEIIRLRSAMTRGFYGE from the coding sequence ATGACAGCGGCCAAAGTGATTGAGGAAATGGACCGTCTGCCGCCGGACGAGCAGGCCAAAGTAATTCGGCACGCGTTGGAGTTGGCTCGCCACCGGCGGCTCAGCGCGGATGAGCTTGGCCAGTTGGCCGAACGCCTGGCCGCCTCCAACGATCCGGCAGAGATCATTCGATTGAGGTCTGCAATGACGCGCGGATTCTACGGCGAGTGA